CGGTCATTATGGTACCCTGGAGATGGTCATTCATGTGCTCATCTGCATAGAGCCCGACAATGCTTTTTATACGGTCGGATTTCCAGTTAAACCTTATTTCCTGAGATAAGTTGGAATATTGTGAATCAGTATAGATGTGATATATGTGGCTATCGGTAAAATCAAAATCCCCGGCACTCTTCCAATCGGTTACTTTTCTGGCTGTTATGGATGTAAGGCTCATTGAGTCGCTTATGTCGTAAGTGATTTTAAGTGACTGAATGTCATTGTAAGTGTCGTTGTATGGGCGCAGATCGGAATATGTTGTTTTTTCCGGTAGTGGAGATAGCCCATTCCTTGCCATCATCGCTGCATTAGGTGTCTGTGCACTCAGCCCTTCGTCCGCTGCAAGGCGGGATGCGATGAGAGAGATATCAAGTTTTTCAGATGGTGTCCATCTCAACTGAGTGCGACCGTAATATCTTTTTCGGTCATCATCATGTCCACCGAGGTTTTTATTCTCCAGAAAGCCGTCTTTTTCGTCGTACTGACCTACAAGGCTGAAAAAAAGTTTATCCTTGGCGATAGGCCCGCTTACGGAGCCCGTCATAAGTCTTTTATTATCTTCACCTGCTGAGATTTGCACCTTGCCGTACATGTCGTTATCAGGCCGGCGTGTGATAATGTTTATAACTCCCGCTTCGGAATTTTTACCGTAAAGAGTGCCCTGTGGCCCTCTGAGGACTTCTACACGTTCGATATCCAGAAGGCCGGCTGTAAAACCCGGGCTTGCCAATATGGGAACGCCGTCGATATATAGTCCCACGGAACTGTTGAACGTGTTGGACGGTGCGGTGATACCTCTCATAGAAGGCTGAGAAAACATATCCGACATGCCGGTATCAAAATTCATCAGGCCTGGAACATGATCCATAAGATCCCATAACCCATCAATATTTTTGTCTTCGATATGATTACCACTTAGGACCGTCATACTGACAGGTACTTCCTGAACATTCTCTTCCTGCTTCTGGGCTGTTACCGTCATTGCTTCCAGTTCAAATTCGTTCTCAAGTGTTTTTTTATCCTTAGCTGAAGCGTAAGGTGCTGAAAGAAGTCCGGTAATCAGAACAGCTGCAAGAAATCCCGTACGTGTGACCGGCCGCAGAAATCTTCCTTTAATCAGTTTCATCTTTTCCTTCATTAGGTAACCCCCTGTAAGGTTTGCTTTTAGGGCAGAGGCGGCCCTGAGAAGCAGCTTTAATTTTTTTGGTTTCATTGTTTTTTCTTCTTTAAAAAATATTTTTAGTACCGGCCAAAAATGTTTGCCTGTTTAGCGTATTTTTAATACAGTATGTTTCCGTAAATTACTTGCGGTTGTCCCCCTTTTTTTAGCGGTTTTTTGAATCTGAGGATAATTGAGGGTATGAAAGATATGATCCATCTCCATACGGATGAGTTCGGCGTTGAAAACGGGACCATGACCGGGCCGGTTTCGGTTAATCCCATGCATGGGAAGGGCACCCTTTTGCAGATGCTGTCCCTGCGGAAGGGGTTGTCCATGGAGGTACAACGGTTTTGCCTGAATAATGATACACGGGTTTTTCACGACAGCCTGTTTCCAACGGCAATAATGTTCTACACCTGTCTTTCAGGAGAGATGATCCTGCATTATTCAAAGGGTAACCAGCGGATTGGACAGGGGATATCCGGTGTTGAATACGTTGAATACGAGTCTGTCACGTCCACCGAGATCCGTGGTCATATTCCCGTGCAGATTTTGTCCGTACACCTGGCACCTGAACTCCTTGCCGAATTGACCGGCGGAAAGTGCGGCCATATTTTCGATCTGATGCGTCATCAAGAGTCTTGTAGTGCATCCCCACGTACCAGGGAAGCGGACCTTGGCCTGCAGATGTGTGCACATCAGGCTCTGACTGCTGCCTTGGACACGCCGGATGACCCACTGTTCATGGAGGCAAAGGCTTTGGAACTGGTTGCCCGTCAGTTGAGGCGGCTTGAACGGACGGCCGGCATATATCCCCGGCAATCCCCTCTATTGATTTCGGATATGGACAAGATTATGCTGGCCGGAGAGATTCTGAAAAAAGAGATGGACAACCCTCCAGGGGGAGTGGCCCTGGCTCGTAGGGTGGGGCTCAACTACAACAAGCTGCTTTATGGTTTTAAAAAAATATTCCTGCTGACACCCGCCGGGTATCTGCGCGTTATCCGTTTGCAAAAAGCTTACGACCTTATTGCAAGTCGTAATTTGAATATCACGGAAGCTGCTTTAACAGTCGGTTACGCCAGCTTGAGCCATTTTACCAAATCGTTTCGTAAAGAGTTCGGGATCACCCCGAAAGCGTGTGCAAAAAATGGAAAGTCAAAAAGATTTTCAAACGAAACAGGTAATATCAAATAATTTGATGCTATGAGACCGCTCTTCCTGATATAAGACATCAAAAGCCTGTTTCACCGGCGCCAATTTGCTTTTCCCCGACATCAGACGGTAAAAATCAGCCATGATTAACTGGCGATCGTAAAGATTTTGAAAAAGAAGGGAATCTTCGTCACGTAGGTTATAATAACATCATCAGCCAATGTTCCATTTTTTGCCGTTCAGTTGTGCCTGCCACAACGCGTAATATTTACTGCCGTGGTTTTCCAGCAAAGACGTGTGCGTTCCCGTTTCAATCAACTCCCCGTTATCAATCACAAAGATCTGGTCCGCCCCTGCAATTGTTGAGAGACGGTGTGCGATAACAATCACCGTTTTGTCCTTTACCAGTGTATCAATG
Above is a window of uncultured Desulfobacter sp. DNA encoding:
- a CDS encoding TonB-dependent receptor, whose product is MKPKKLKLLLRAASALKANLTGGYLMKEKMKLIKGRFLRPVTRTGFLAAVLITGLLSAPYASAKDKKTLENEFELEAMTVTAQKQEENVQEVPVSMTVLSGNHIEDKNIDGLWDLMDHVPGLMNFDTGMSDMFSQPSMRGITAPSNTFNSSVGLYIDGVPILASPGFTAGLLDIERVEVLRGPQGTLYGKNSEAGVINIITRRPDNDMYGKVQISAGEDNKRLMTGSVSGPIAKDKLFFSLVGQYDEKDGFLENKNLGGHDDDRKRYYGRTQLRWTPSEKLDISLIASRLAADEGLSAQTPNAAMMARNGLSPLPEKTTYSDLRPYNDTYNDIQSLKITYDISDSMSLTSITARKVTDWKSAGDFDFTDSHIYHIYTDSQYSNLSQEIRFNWKSDRIKSIVGLYADEHMNDHLQGTIMTDDSRVPTTKRELGGDSYAVFGQIDYSLTQAIHVVTGLRYEMQNMDYDDDILNIDDEESWSKVTPKLSLQYRFSPHHNVYATVAEGYRTGGFNNTAVDLDYRTFEPETLWNYEIGIKASFLDNRIIVNASVYYMDISDMQVEEYVTPVTTYITNAAKATSKGGEIEISARLVKGLDLTAGFAYIDTTFDTFKDANGDYSGNKNPFAPEYTFNLGAIYRHSSGVYISSDLLGYGDTYIDKENNNKRGAYMIFNAKIGYEREKFDIYLYAENLFDKEYNAMNYYNYYNNYSPPREIGVQLAYRF
- a CDS encoding AraC family transcriptional regulator gives rise to the protein MKDMIHLHTDEFGVENGTMTGPVSVNPMHGKGTLLQMLSLRKGLSMEVQRFCLNNDTRVFHDSLFPTAIMFYTCLSGEMILHYSKGNQRIGQGISGVEYVEYESVTSTEIRGHIPVQILSVHLAPELLAELTGGKCGHIFDLMRHQESCSASPRTREADLGLQMCAHQALTAALDTPDDPLFMEAKALELVARQLRRLERTAGIYPRQSPLLISDMDKIMLAGEILKKEMDNPPGGVALARRVGLNYNKLLYGFKKIFLLTPAGYLRVIRLQKAYDLIASRNLNITEAALTVGYASLSHFTKSFRKEFGITPKACAKNGKSKRFSNETGNIK